Within Desulfolithobacter dissulfuricans, the genomic segment GCTTGCTGATGACCCGGGTCAGGGGATAGAGGCGGGTGCCGGAGCCGCCGGCAAGAACGATACCCTTCATTGATCGAGATTCCTTGAATGCCCCCTTTGACTACTGCGCCAGGGATTTTGATGAATTGATGCTTCTAACTGGACCAAATCCTTGGAATAATATACCATAAGACGTGATGATTCTTCATACATCAAAATCCATTCGATAGCAACAGAGGTTTCCTATGGCTGCTCCCCTTAGCTGTTTTACCGCCTATGACGTCCGTGGTCGGCTTCCCGACGAGCTCAACAGTGATATTGTCCGCCGGATCGGTCTGGCCTTTGCTGACCAGTTCGGTATGCGCAGGGTGGTTGTCGGCCGTGACATGCGGCTCTCCAGCCCCGAGCTGGCGCAGGCCCTGGTGGAGGTCCTGACTTCCCAAGGCATCGATGTGGTCGATATCGGGCTCTGCGGCACGGAAGAGGTCTACTTTACCGTGTTTGCCGGAGAAAAGGAAGGGATCGACGGCGGCATCATGGTCACGGCCAGCCATAATCCGGCCGATTATAACGGCATGAAACTGGTCCAGCGCGGCGCCCGGCCCGTCTCCCGGGACTCGGGCCTGGATGCGGTGGCCGAAAAAGCAGCCTCCGAGTCCTGGTTCGCCGACATGCAGGCCCATTTTTCCGGTCGGCCCGGGACCTGTATCCGGGCCGAGGACAAGTCCGCCTATATCGACCACCTGCTTTCCTATGTGGATGTCTCGGCCCTGCCGCCGCTCAAGCTGTTGGTCAACCCGGGCAACGGCTGTGCCGGACCGGTGGTGGACCTGCTGGCGGAAAAACTGCCGTTCGAGTTTGTCCGGCTGTACTGGGAGCCGGACGGAACTTTCCCCAATGGCGTGCCCAACCCCCTGCTGCCGGAAAAGCGCGAGGCTACGGCCCGGGCCGTGCGGGAACACGGCGCGGACCTGGGAATCGCCTGGGACGGCGATTTTGACCGCTGTTTCTTCTAC encodes:
- a CDS encoding phosphomannomutase → MAAPLSCFTAYDVRGRLPDELNSDIVRRIGLAFADQFGMRRVVVGRDMRLSSPELAQALVEVLTSQGIDVVDIGLCGTEEVYFTVFAGEKEGIDGGIMVTASHNPADYNGMKLVQRGARPVSRDSGLDAVAEKAASESWFADMQAHFSGRPGTCIRAEDKSAYIDHLLSYVDVSALPPLKLLVNPGNGCAGPVVDLLAEKLPFEFVRLYWEPDGTFPNGVPNPLLPEKREATARAVREHGADLGIAWDGDFDRCFFYDHTGRFIEGYYMVGLLAVAMLARHPGATILHDPRLVWNTIEMVTEAGGFPVMTKTGHAFIKERMRELDAVYGGEMSAHHYFRDFGYCDSGMIPWLLVAQLMGRSGTPLADMVDARMERYPVSGEINSRVSDPDAVIARVEERYGDGEKDYTDGLSVSYPRYRFNLRKSNTEPVLRLNVETRGDRALLREKTDELLALIRS